From one Solanum lycopersicum chromosome 12, SLM_r2.1 genomic stretch:
- the LOC104644988 gene encoding uncharacterized protein, with product MQKGLTSIAKHLLSEVQHRMCARHILANWAKYYRGLERRNQFWKCVRNTFEEELKANLVHMALLDFVAAGSSNKVGTCRAIPKPRVRPRKTPTTTTTDGEPSKLKGTPRKTNVNLDAPPPRPTGRPRKTTNNEASARICGPIATSTIGRERDTTSVRADTTPARKRVIGIGRDDKTPTRGRGIGIERAIQHLKELVNLLQHQL from the exons ATGCAAAAG GGGCTTACATCAATAGCCAAACATCTTTTATCAGAGGTGCAGCATAGGATGTGCGCAAGACACATTCTTGCTAACTGGGCAAAATATTACAGAGGTTTAGAAAGAAGGAATCAGTTTTGGAAATGTGTAAGAAACACCTTTGAGGAAGAGTTGAAGGCAAATTTGGTTCACATGGCATTGTTAG ATTTTGTTGCTGCTGGATCAAGTAATAAAGTAGGTACTTGTAGAGCAATTCCTAAACCTAGAGTAAGGCCAAGAAAGACacctactactactactactgaTGGAGAACCTTCTAAGCTTAAGGGAACaccaagaaaaacaaatgttaaTCTTGATGCACCTCCTCCTAGGCCTACGGGAAGGCcaagaaaaacaacaaacaaTGAGGCATCTGCAAGAATTTGTGGACCTATTGCAACATCAACTATAGGCAGGG AAAGAGACACAACATCGGTAAGGGCTGATACAACACCTGCAAGGAAAAGAGTCATAGGCATTGGAAGGGATGATAAAACACCTACAAGGGGAAGAGGCATAGGCATTGAAAGGGCGATACAACACCTGAAAGAACTTGTGAACCTATTGCAACATCAACTATAG